Proteins encoded together in one Papaver somniferum cultivar HN1 unplaced genomic scaffold, ASM357369v1 unplaced-scaffold_21, whole genome shotgun sequence window:
- the LOC113340172 gene encoding major latex protein 15-like isoform X2 produces MGHCSNTQSNTIIESINILHQFFIATCQSLVGKLSTELEVNCDAEKYYNMYKHGEDVQKAVPHLCVDVKVISGDPTRSGCIKEWNVNIDGKTIRSVEETTHNDETKTLRHRVFEGDMMKDFKKFDTIMVVNPKPDGNGCVVTRSIEYEKTNENSPTPFDYLQFGHQAIEDMNKYLRDSE; encoded by the exons ATGGGACACTGCTCCAACACACAATCAAACACCATTATAGAAAGCATTAACATATTACATCAATTCTTTATAGCAACATGCCAAA GTCTAGTCGGGAAACTTTCAACTGAATTGGAAGTCAATTGCGATGCTGAAAAATATTATAACATGTATAAGCACGGAGAAGATGTGCAAAAGGCAGTTCCTCATCTTTGCGTTGACGTCAAAGTTATCAGTGGAGACCCAACCCGTTCAGGTTGTATCAAGGAATGGAATGTTAACATTG ATGGTAAGACGATTCGCTCAGTAGAGGAAACAACACACAATGATGAAACGAAAACGTTGCGTCACCGTGTATTTGAAGGAGACATGATGAAGGATTTCAAGAAGTTTGATACGATAATGGTAGTCAATCCAAAGCCGGATGGAAATGGATGTGTTGTGACACGGTCAATTGAGTATGAGAAAACCAACGAGAATTCTCCGACTCCCTTTGATTATCTACAATTCGGCCATCAGGCCATTGAAGACATGAACAAATACTTACGCGATTCTGAATAA
- the LOC113340172 gene encoding major latex protein 149-like isoform X1 codes for MDSINSSIYFCAYFRELIIKLLMAPPGVSGLVGKLSTELEVNCDAEKYYNMYKHGEDVQKAVPHLCVDVKVISGDPTRSGCIKEWNVNIDGKTIRSVEETTHNDETKTLRHRVFEGDMMKDFKKFDTIMVVNPKPDGNGCVVTRSIEYEKTNENSPTPFDYLQFGHQAIEDMNKYLRDSE; via the exons ATGGATTCTATTAATTCTTCCATATACTTCTGTGCATATTTTAGAGAACTAATCATCAAATTGTTGATGGCTCCTCCTGGTGTTTCAGGTCTAGTCGGGAAACTTTCAACTGAATTGGAAGTCAATTGCGATGCTGAAAAATATTATAACATGTATAAGCACGGAGAAGATGTGCAAAAGGCAGTTCCTCATCTTTGCGTTGACGTCAAAGTTATCAGTGGAGACCCAACCCGTTCAGGTTGTATCAAGGAATGGAATGTTAACATTG ATGGTAAGACGATTCGCTCAGTAGAGGAAACAACACACAATGATGAAACGAAAACGTTGCGTCACCGTGTATTTGAAGGAGACATGATGAAGGATTTCAAGAAGTTTGATACGATAATGGTAGTCAATCCAAAGCCGGATGGAAATGGATGTGTTGTGACACGGTCAATTGAGTATGAGAAAACCAACGAGAATTCTCCGACTCCCTTTGATTATCTACAATTCGGCCATCAGGCCATTGAAGACATGAACAAATACTTACGCGATTCTGAATAA
- the LOC113340174 gene encoding salutaridine reductase isoform X2 — MPETCPNTVTKRRCAVVTGGNKGIGFEICKQLSSNGIMVVLTCRDVTKGLEAVEKLKNSNHENVVFHQLDVTDPVTTMSSLADFIKTHFGKLDILVNNAGVAGFSVDADRFKAMISDIGEDSEELVKIYEKPEAQELMTETYELAEECLTINYYGVKSVTEVLIPLLQLSDSPRIVNVSSSTGSLKYVSNEKALEILGDADALTEERIDMVVNMLLKDFKENLIETNRWPSFGAAYTTSKACLNAYTRVFAKKTPKFQVNCVCPGLVKTEMNYGIGNYTADEGAKHVVRIALFPDDGPSGFFYDCSELSAF; from the exons ATGCCTGAAACATGTCCAAATACTGTTACAAAGAGGAG GTGTGCAGTTGTTACTGGCGGAAACAAGGGTATTGGATTTGAGATTTGTAAGCAATTATCTTCTAATGGAATCATGGTTGTTTTAACTTGTAGAGATGTAACTAAAGGTCTTGAAGCTGTTGAAAAACTCAAAAATTCTAATCATGAGAATGTGGTTTTTCATCAACTTGATGTTACGGATCCAGTTACTACTATGTCTTCTTTAGCGGATTTCATTAAAACACACTTCGGAAAGCTTGATATCTTG GTAAACAATGCTGGGGTTGCAGGTTTTTCAGTTGATGCTGATCGTTTCAAGGCAATGATAAGTGACATTGGAGAG GATTCAGAGGAGCTCGTGAAGATCTACGAAAAACCAGAAGCCCAAGAATTAATGACAGAGACATATGAATTAGCAGAAGAATGTCTCACAATAAATTACTACGGTGTTAAATCGGTAACCGAAGTTCTAATTCCTTTACTTCAACTATCCGATTCACCAAGAATTGTCAATGTTTCATCATCCACGGGAAGCCTCAAG TATGTATCCAATGAAAAAGCTCTAGAGATACTTGGAGATGCTGATGCATTAACGGAAGAGAGAATTGACATGGTAGTGAATATGCTTCTTAAGGATTTTAAggaaaatttgatcgaaacaaatcGGTGGCCTAGTTTCGGAGCTGCATACACAACATCAAAAGCATGTTTGAATGCGTACACAAGGGTGTTCGCAAAGAAAACTCCCAAATTTCAGGTCAATTGTGTTTGTCCTGGTTTGGTTAAAACAGAAATGAACTACGGCATTGGAAATTACACTGCCGACGAAGGTGCTAAACATGTAGTCAGAATAGCTCTTTTCCCCGACGATGGACCTTCTGGTTTTTTCTATGATTGTTCAGAACTATCTGCATTTTGA
- the LOC113340174 gene encoding salutaridine reductase isoform X1 → MSKYCYKEEVLTKKWCAVVTGGNKGIGFEICKQLSSNGIMVVLTCRDVTKGLEAVEKLKNSNHENVVFHQLDVTDPVTTMSSLADFIKTHFGKLDILVNNAGVAGFSVDADRFKAMISDIGEDSEELVKIYEKPEAQELMTETYELAEECLTINYYGVKSVTEVLIPLLQLSDSPRIVNVSSSTGSLKYVSNEKALEILGDADALTEERIDMVVNMLLKDFKENLIETNRWPSFGAAYTTSKACLNAYTRVFAKKTPKFQVNCVCPGLVKTEMNYGIGNYTADEGAKHVVRIALFPDDGPSGFFYDCSELSAF, encoded by the exons ATGTCCAAATACTGTTACAAAGAGGAGGTACTAACAAAAAAATG GTGTGCAGTTGTTACTGGCGGAAACAAGGGTATTGGATTTGAGATTTGTAAGCAATTATCTTCTAATGGAATCATGGTTGTTTTAACTTGTAGAGATGTAACTAAAGGTCTTGAAGCTGTTGAAAAACTCAAAAATTCTAATCATGAGAATGTGGTTTTTCATCAACTTGATGTTACGGATCCAGTTACTACTATGTCTTCTTTAGCGGATTTCATTAAAACACACTTCGGAAAGCTTGATATCTTG GTAAACAATGCTGGGGTTGCAGGTTTTTCAGTTGATGCTGATCGTTTCAAGGCAATGATAAGTGACATTGGAGAG GATTCAGAGGAGCTCGTGAAGATCTACGAAAAACCAGAAGCCCAAGAATTAATGACAGAGACATATGAATTAGCAGAAGAATGTCTCACAATAAATTACTACGGTGTTAAATCGGTAACCGAAGTTCTAATTCCTTTACTTCAACTATCCGATTCACCAAGAATTGTCAATGTTTCATCATCCACGGGAAGCCTCAAG TATGTATCCAATGAAAAAGCTCTAGAGATACTTGGAGATGCTGATGCATTAACGGAAGAGAGAATTGACATGGTAGTGAATATGCTTCTTAAGGATTTTAAggaaaatttgatcgaaacaaatcGGTGGCCTAGTTTCGGAGCTGCATACACAACATCAAAAGCATGTTTGAATGCGTACACAAGGGTGTTCGCAAAGAAAACTCCCAAATTTCAGGTCAATTGTGTTTGTCCTGGTTTGGTTAAAACAGAAATGAACTACGGCATTGGAAATTACACTGCCGACGAAGGTGCTAAACATGTAGTCAGAATAGCTCTTTTCCCCGACGATGGACCTTCTGGTTTTTTCTATGATTGTTCAGAACTATCTGCATTTTGA